The Nostoc sp. 'Lobaria pulmonaria (5183) cyanobiont' DNA window TTGGCGAGGATTACCAGAACTTGATAAAATCACCGCAGTTTGAATTGCTGGAATATCGACACCTTCATCTAAACAACGAATTGCGACTAAACCTTGCAATTCCCCACTTTCAAATTGATGCCGTAAAATTTCCCTTTCTTGTAAAGTTGTTTGTGCTGTATAGGTACTTACCTTGTACCCTAAATCCACTCCGAGAATTTTAGCAACAGCTTTAAGTTGGCGTAGCGATGAACGTTGTCCCGCCTCTTGGGAACCATCACTACAATAAAAAAGTGTGTGAGTAGTTTCGCGGCGAGCGATCATTAAATCCCGCAAAGCGGTTAATTTATTTTCTGCCGCACCAATTAACCTTGCTCTTTGCATCAATAATGGTTTTAAATCTTCATTGTTTTCAAAGTTTCCTGCTTGTCCATTTTCTCGTTCTCTATATAGTAGCGATCGCCCAATTCTTTTTGTTAACTTTAAATAGGCAATGCTTTCTGCTTCAGTTAATTCCACCAGCACCGGATAATAGAGATAATGTACCAAAGCACCTTGAGAGATCGCATCTCTCAAAGTAAACTCTGGCTGGAGAACCGGGCCGAAATAATCAAATAGAGATTGCGTACCAAAATCATCAAAATACCTCTCCGGTGTGGCAGATAAAGCCAATCTCAACCCAACCCGACGCGGTAAACTTTCTTCTAACTTGGGTGCGCCTAAATTATGCGCCTCATCCCCAATAATTAAAGTTTTGGCGGGAAAATATTTGAGTTGAGATCCAAACCCATCTCCAATTAATGTGGAGTTCGTAGTAATCACAGTGACAAACCTTTGAGAACCAGAACGCAGATTATAAATTTGGGTAGAAAGTTGACTTTGCCAAGTGCGTAGATTCTCAAAGGCTAAAATGGGTTGCAAATTAAATTTTTCACATTCTCGCGCCCATTGGGTGACGAGATGGCGGTAGGGACATACCACCAACAACACTTGTAAATTAATCTGCTGATATAATTCACAAGCGATCGCTAGTGCGGTAATCGTTTTACCACTACCAGTAGCCATTTTCAGCGTCCCTCTGCCATTGTTGGTAAACCAGCTAGCGATCGCTTCTCGCTGATATTGCCGT harbors:
- a CDS encoding DNA phosphorothioation system restriction enzyme, whose amino-acid sequence is MYLTKNSVQQLPTFRLKLPFAKESKGSYYTPQPLPGCPRMPVSLQLRQYQREAIASWFTNNGRGTLKMATGSGKTITALAIACELYQQINLQVLLVVCPYRHLVTQWARECEKFNLQPILAFENLRTWQSQLSTQIYNLRSGSQRFVTVITTNSTLIGDGFGSQLKYFPAKTLIIGDEAHNLGAPKLEESLPRRVGLRLALSATPERYFDDFGTQSLFDYFGPVLQPEFTLRDAISQGALVHYLYYPVLVELTEAESIAYLKLTKRIGRSLLYRERENGQAGNFENNEDLKPLLMQRARLIGAAENKLTALRDLMIARRETTHTLFYCSDGSQEAGQRSSLRQLKAVAKILGVDLGYKVSTYTAQTTLQEREILRHQFESGELQGLVAIRCLDEGVDIPAIQTAVILSSSGNPRQFIQRRGRVLRPHPAKERATIFDMIVLPPDLDRETIEVERNLLKKELRRFVEFADLADNAGEARMKLLDLQKRYGLLDI